From a region of the Oncorhynchus keta strain PuntledgeMale-10-30-2019 chromosome 13, Oket_V2, whole genome shotgun sequence genome:
- the LOC118392348 gene encoding leiomodin-2-like, protein MNSFGYRRELSKYEDVDEDELLASLSPEELAELEMELADIDPDANVPIGLRQRDQTEKTPTGTFSRDSLLKYWENETKRILEDERGEASSPKQDDDDDAEKSEEECVTETNSEAEEKDDENKKENKDYEEEEEEEEEEEESEEEEAATEDEEDEEEDEEEPEEKRPKAATPKDSGPPSPLSVVISSPSLLRPSRVEPMRLTPPPPPIDPNADGNPIVVDEALERVLNNDPELKEINLNNIEDISQDTLIQFAEALRSNTHVRVFSLANTHADDPVALAIAKTLYENTSIISLNIESNYVTGKGVLAMVQALPSNSTLTELRFHNQRHMCGGQVEMEMVKVLRENHTLIKLGYQFHLPGPRMSMTGILTRNMDHQRQKRLQEQRQNQQAGPEGAVNPRTTALLKATPGSSPYGSPRVSPWQSPKLPKKQTPPAPPPPPPPPPPPPPMPCQPPAEKKKPTRKIAEVIRLHEEVVKKQGKGKGKKGKKGLKETNSILKELKNALRPVAETRDQEHSRPPTPLRSSHDQLMDSIRNASVRSLRKVEVPQRKFVFVPDEETS, encoded by the exons ATGAACAGTTTTGGGTACCGTCGGGAGTTGAGTAAGTATGAGGATGTGGATGAGGATGAACTACTGGCTTCTCTCAGCCCAGAGGAGCTAGCAGAGCTGGAGATGGAGCTGGCAGACATAGACCCTGATGCCAACGTGCCCATCGgcctgagacagagagaccagacggAGAAGACCCCCACTGGCACCTTCAGTAGAGACTCTCTGTTGAAGTACTGGGAGAATGAGACCAAGAGGATactggaggatgagagaggggaagcCAGCAGCCCCAAACAG gatgacgatgatgatgcCGAAAAGAGTGAGGAAGAATGCGTGACAGAAACCAACAGCGAAGCAGAGGAGAAGGATGACGAGAACAAGAAAGAAAATAAAGAttatgaagaggaagaggaggaagaagaagaggaggaggagagtgaggaagaggaagCTGCaacagaggatgaggaggatgaagaggaggatgaagaggagccAGAAGAGAAGAGGCCTAAAGCAGCGACCCCAAAGGATTCTGGTCCTCCATCACCGCTGTCAGTCGTCATCTCCTCCCCTAGCCTCCTGAGACCCTCAAGGGTGGAGCCTATGAGACTAACCCCGCCCCCACCTCCAATTGACCCCAACGCCGACGGTAACCCAATAGTTGTCGACGAGGCCCTGGAAAGAGTCCTTAATAACGACCCTGAGCTCAAAGAGATCAACCTCAACAACATTGAGGACATCTCACAGGACACTCTAATCCAGTTCGCTGAGGCACTGCGCTCCAACACACACGTGCGTGTCTTTAGCCTGGCCAACACGCATGCCGACGACCCCGTGGCGCTGGCCATTGCCAAGACGCTGTACGAAAACACCTCCATCATCAGCCTGAACATCGAGTCCAACTATGTGACAGGGAAAGGTGTTCTGGCCATGGTCCAGGCTCTGCCTAGCAATAGCACCTTGACTGAGCTACGCTTCCATAACCAGAGACACATGTGTGGAGGACAG gtggagatggagatggtgAAGGTTCTGAGGGAGAACCACACCCTGATCAAGCTGGGTTACCAGTTCCACCTGCCAGGCCCCCGGATGAGCATGACAGGCATCCTGACCCGTAACATGGACCATCAGAGACAGAAACGCCTgcaggagcagagacagaacCAGCAGGCGGGGCCAGAGGGGGCCGTTAACCCCCGTACGACCGCTCTCTTGAAGGCCACTCCGGGTTCTTCGCCCTATGGTTCCCCGCGGGTGTCTCCTTGGCAATCCCCCAAACTCCCCAAGAAACAGACCCCTCCTGCTCCCCCGccgcctcctccacctcctcccccaccccccccaaTGCCCTGCCAGCCCCCGGCAGAGAAGAAGAAGCCGACTAGGAAGATAGCGGAGGTGATCAGGCTCCACGAGGAGGTCGTTAAGAAGCAAGGGAAAGGGAAGGGGAAGAAGGGGAAGAAAGGACTGAAAGAGACCAACAGTATCTTGAAGGAGCTGAAGAACGCTCTGCGGCCAGTggcagagaccagagaccaggagCACAGCAGGCCACCCACTCCACTGCGCTCCTCACACGACCAGCTCATGGATTCCATCCGCAACGCTAGTGTCCGCTCCCTCAGAAAG GTGGAAGTTCCACAGAGGAAGTTTGTCTTTGTCCCTGATGAAGAGACTAGCTGA